A window from Lampris incognitus isolate fLamInc1 chromosome 5, fLamInc1.hap2, whole genome shotgun sequence encodes these proteins:
- the fbxo10 gene encoding F-box only protein 10 isoform X2, with protein MEVSTLPMELWRVILAYLPLPELGRCCLVCRTWRELILSLDNTRWKQLCLGHAEFRHPNWPNRPDQEPSSWREALKQHALASRTWTQNGSEVQSSTCLHLFRRRKDRRDWHVGPGCEFETLWGALEVAGPYDRVVLHPGVYEEQAEVSLKVPVELYGLGQLGEVSLLVCMEQQCPTARLCNLVFMPAWFSTIVYKTSWGHVQLDNCNFEGAQLQVRGPGTCQARFCSFSHGSSAQFQGVALSLLDSCDFSGSDAASVTIEGPLVPERNWACKHLAALARMFASWGLPGNSGPPGGCQAGKTARPQPPGANVTVEDWNKNEWQKRTRMDVLHQDTVIEHSLSQGEHSEGEENQKGEMMSDISPSFSLDYKLPFDNHGLAHHFKPQPDGSLPPASSLDPPSVTPDLLSLQQELERDPEAKMLATSIQGCIFRRCLFREGKGGVHVCNYGQARLEGNVFRGLNYAVRCIQNATIVMLHNEVSECRASGVFLRLSAQGLIAENNIHSNGEAGLDIRKGANPIILCNRIHSGLRSGVVVLGNGKGSIRSNQIYNNKEAGVYILFSGNPVVSGNHIFRGQAAGIAVNENGRGMIVENVIRENQWGGTDIRRGGDPVLRNNYICHGYSDGVVVGERGRGLIEGNHIYCNNGCGVWVLSSSLPQLLHNYITHNRMYGLAVFCRKDPENREENQAGLGGGGAGGGGGERREGRGQENLNEEGELFAWESDLDSEDERYTARRSISVALVESNCMSHNGVGLYVKSSEPLNVIANLINCNRGTGIAVLQSSQLTRLVTNCILDNTRDGVTVDKDCWVEIRGNGIYKNGGHGVCFNGDGQIGENDVVGNRGYGIQVSGSADVKVLWNRVQPARSCGVAILGQVKGAIHDNILFQGHPGYTKPLLHIDPGNENCSLRNNSILRHTNSCSPALPWVLENPPPRPLIEPPFGASSSQYPSRLNNSMTSRISAAVESGCHSNGSMFCSIL; from the exons ATGGAGGTGAGCACCCTTCCTATGGAGCTGTGGAGAGTGATCCTGGCCTACCTTCCTCTTCCTGAACTAGGCCGCTGCTGCCTGGTGTGCCGTACCTGGAGAGAACTCATTCTCTCGCTGGATAACACACGCTGGAAACAGCTCTGTCTGGGACACGCTGAGTTCCGACACCCCAACTGGCCCAATCGACCCGACCAGGAGCCCTCTTCGTGGAGGGAGGCCCTGAAGCAGCATGCGCTCGCCAGCCGCACGTGGACTCAGAATGGCTCCGAGGTCCAGTCCTCCACCTGCCTCCACCTTTTCAGGCGAAGGAAAGACCGTAGAGATTGGCATGTCGGACCTGGGTGTGAGTTTGAGACCCTTTGGGGGGCCCTGGAAGTTGCAGGTCCGTATGACCGTGTGGTTCTCCACCCAGGGGTGTATGAGGAGCAGGCTGAAGTGTCACTAAAGGTGCCTGTGGAGCTGTACGGGCTGGGTCAGCTGGGGGAGGTGTCACTGCTGGTATGTATGGAGCAGCAGTGCCCTACGGCTCGGCTGTGTAATCTTGTGTTCATGCCAGCCTGGTTCTCCACTATAGTCTACAAG ACGTCATGGGGTCATGTCCAGCTGGATAACTGTAACTTTGAGGGAGCCCAGCTGCAGGTCAGAGGGCCAGGAACCTGCCAAGCTCGCTTCTGCTCCTTTTCACATGGCAGCTCAGCCCAGTTCCAGGGTGTTGCCCTCAGTTTACTAGACAGCTGTGACTTCTCTGGAAGTGACGCAGCATCTGTCACTATTGAGGGGCCCCTGGTGCCAGAGAGGAACTGGGCTTGCAAACACCTGGCTGCCCTGGCCCGAATGTTCGCATCCTGGGGCTTGCCAGGGAATAGTGGTCCTCCCGGGGGCTGTCAGGCTGGGAAAACTGCCCGACCCCAACCTCCTGGTGCAAATGTCACTGTGGAGGACTGGAACAAAAATGAATGGCAAAAGAGGACTCGAATGGACGTATTGCATCAGGACACAGTGATTGAGCACAGCTTGAGTCAGGGTGAGCACAGTGAAGGAGAGGAGAACCAAAAAGGAGAAATGATGAGCGACATCAGCCCCTCATTTAGCTTAGATTACAAACTTCCTTTTGACAATCATGGCCTAGCCCACCATTTCAAGCCCCAGCCTGATGGCTCACTGCCCCCAGCCTCCTCTCTTGATCCCCCCTCTGTGACACCTGACCTTCTCTCCCTTCAGCAGGAGCTAGAGAGGGACCCTGAGGCAAAAATGTTGGCTACATCCATCCAGGGCTGCATCTTCAGGCGGTGCCTCTTCCGCGAGGGGAAaggtggtgtgcatgtgtgtaattaTGGACAGGCTCGACTGGAGGGGAATGTGTTCCGTGGGCTGAATTATGCTGTTCGCTGTATCCAGAATGCCACA ATAGTGATGCTGCATAATGAGGTGAGTGAATGCCGTGCATCGGGTGTATTCCTTCGTCTCTCTGCTCAGGGGCTCATTGCGGAAAACAACATCCACTCCAATGGGGAAGCAGGGCTGGACATACGCAAAGGGGCCAACCCCATCATCCTG TGCAACAGAATACACAGTGGTTTGCGTTCAGGCGTTGTTGTCCTTGGCAATGGGAAGGGCTCCATCCGGAGCAACCAGATCTATAACAACAAGGAGGCGGGTGTCTACATTCTCTTCAGTGGAAATCCTGTGGTAAG TGGGAATCACATCTTCCGGGGCCAGGCGGCGGGGATTGCCGTAAATGAAAATGGCAGAGGGATGATAGTAG AGAATGTGATCCGAGAGAACCAGTGGGGAGGTACAGACATCCGTAGAGGAGGGGATCCTGTCCTGAGAAACAATTACATCTGCCACGGCTACTCAGACGGAGTGGTGGTGGGTGAGAGGGGCCGTGGACTTATCGAGGGAAACCACATCTACT GTAACAATGGCTGTGGCGTGTGGGTATTGTCCTCCAGCCTACCACAGCTACTGCATAACTACATCACTCACAACCGTATGTATGGGCTGGCCGTGTTCTGCCGGAAGGACCCTGAGAATAGAGAGGAGAATCAGGCTGGCCTGGGAGGGGGCGGtgcaggaggaggcggaggagaaaggagagagggacGAGGTCAGGAGAACTTGAATGAGGAAGGAGAGCTGTTTGCATGGGAGAGTGATCTGGACAGCGAGGACGAGAGATACACCGCCCGGCGGTCCATCAGTGTGGCCCTGGTGGAGAGCAACTGCATGAGCCACAATGGAG TAGGTCTGTACGTCAAGAGCAGCGAGCCACTGAACGTCATCGCCAACCTTATAAACTGTAACCGTGGCACTGGTATCGCCGTGCTACAGAGCAGTCAGCTGACCCGGCTGGTTACAAACTGCATCCTCGATAATACTCGCGATGGTGTCACTGTGGACAAGGATTGCTGGGTGGAGATCCGTGGTAATGGCATCTACAAAAATGGAGGTCACGGTGTCTGTTTTAATGGGGATGGACAGATTGGGGAGAATGATGTGGTTGGTAACCGTGGATACGGGATTCAGGTCTCGGGCAGTGCAGATGTCAAG GTACTGTGGAACCGTGTCCAACCAGCACGAAGTTGTGGCGTTGCCATTCTAGGACAAGTAAAAGGAGCCATCCACGACAACATCCTTTTCCAAGGCCACCCTGGATACACAAAACCACTGCTACACATTGACCCTGGAAATGAGAACTGTTCGCTGCGGAATAACAGCATCCTCAGACACACTAACAG CTGTTCACCTGCCCTTCCGTGGGTTCTGGAAAACCCTCCGCCCCGCCCGCTTATTGAACCCCCTTTTGGCGCCTCCTCTTCTCAATACCCGTCCCGGCTCAACAACTCCATGACCAGCCGGATCAGCGCCGCTGTGGAGAGCGGATGCCACAGCAATGGCAGTATGTTCTGCTCCATCCTGTAA
- the fbxo10 gene encoding F-box only protein 10 isoform X1, translating to MEVSTLPMELWRVILAYLPLPELGRCCLVCRTWRELILSLDNTRWKQLCLGHAEFRHPNWPNRPDQEPSSWREALKQHALASRTWTQNGSEVQSSTCLHLFRRRKDRRDWHVGPGCEFETLWGALEVAGPYDRVVLHPGVYEEQAEVSLKVPVELYGLGQLGEVSLLVCMEQQCPTARLCNLVFMPAWFSTIVYKTSWGHVQLDNCNFEGAQLQVRGPGTCQARFCSFSHGSSAQFQGVALSLLDSCDFSGSDAASVTIEGPLVPERNWACKHLAALARMFASWGLPGNSGPPGGCQAGKTARPQPPGANVTVEDWNKNEWQKRTRMDVLHQDTVIEHSLSQGEHSEGEENQKGEMMSDISPSFSLDYKLPFDNHGLAHHFKPQPDGSLPPASSLDPPSVTPDLLSLQQELERDPEAKMLATSIQGCIFRRCLFREGKGGVHVCNYGQARLEGNVFRGLNYAVRCIQNATIVMLHNEVSECRASGVFLRLSAQGLIAENNIHSNGEAGLDIRKGANPIILCNRIHSGLRSGVVVLGNGKGSIRSNQIYNNKEAGVYILFSGNPVVSGNHIFRGQAAGIAVNENGRGMIVENVIRENQWGGTDIRRGGDPVLRNNYICHGYSDGVVVGERGRGLIEGNHIYCNNGCGVWVLSSSLPQLLHNYITHNRMYGLAVFCRKDPENREENQAGLGGGGAGGGGGERREGRGQENLNEEGELFAWESDLDSEDERYTARRSISVALVESNCMSHNGAVGLYVKSSEPLNVIANLINCNRGTGIAVLQSSQLTRLVTNCILDNTRDGVTVDKDCWVEIRGNGIYKNGGHGVCFNGDGQIGENDVVGNRGYGIQVSGSADVKVLWNRVQPARSCGVAILGQVKGAIHDNILFQGHPGYTKPLLHIDPGNENCSLRNNSILRHTNSCSPALPWVLENPPPRPLIEPPFGASSSQYPSRLNNSMTSRISAAVESGCHSNGSMFCSIL from the exons ATGGAGGTGAGCACCCTTCCTATGGAGCTGTGGAGAGTGATCCTGGCCTACCTTCCTCTTCCTGAACTAGGCCGCTGCTGCCTGGTGTGCCGTACCTGGAGAGAACTCATTCTCTCGCTGGATAACACACGCTGGAAACAGCTCTGTCTGGGACACGCTGAGTTCCGACACCCCAACTGGCCCAATCGACCCGACCAGGAGCCCTCTTCGTGGAGGGAGGCCCTGAAGCAGCATGCGCTCGCCAGCCGCACGTGGACTCAGAATGGCTCCGAGGTCCAGTCCTCCACCTGCCTCCACCTTTTCAGGCGAAGGAAAGACCGTAGAGATTGGCATGTCGGACCTGGGTGTGAGTTTGAGACCCTTTGGGGGGCCCTGGAAGTTGCAGGTCCGTATGACCGTGTGGTTCTCCACCCAGGGGTGTATGAGGAGCAGGCTGAAGTGTCACTAAAGGTGCCTGTGGAGCTGTACGGGCTGGGTCAGCTGGGGGAGGTGTCACTGCTGGTATGTATGGAGCAGCAGTGCCCTACGGCTCGGCTGTGTAATCTTGTGTTCATGCCAGCCTGGTTCTCCACTATAGTCTACAAG ACGTCATGGGGTCATGTCCAGCTGGATAACTGTAACTTTGAGGGAGCCCAGCTGCAGGTCAGAGGGCCAGGAACCTGCCAAGCTCGCTTCTGCTCCTTTTCACATGGCAGCTCAGCCCAGTTCCAGGGTGTTGCCCTCAGTTTACTAGACAGCTGTGACTTCTCTGGAAGTGACGCAGCATCTGTCACTATTGAGGGGCCCCTGGTGCCAGAGAGGAACTGGGCTTGCAAACACCTGGCTGCCCTGGCCCGAATGTTCGCATCCTGGGGCTTGCCAGGGAATAGTGGTCCTCCCGGGGGCTGTCAGGCTGGGAAAACTGCCCGACCCCAACCTCCTGGTGCAAATGTCACTGTGGAGGACTGGAACAAAAATGAATGGCAAAAGAGGACTCGAATGGACGTATTGCATCAGGACACAGTGATTGAGCACAGCTTGAGTCAGGGTGAGCACAGTGAAGGAGAGGAGAACCAAAAAGGAGAAATGATGAGCGACATCAGCCCCTCATTTAGCTTAGATTACAAACTTCCTTTTGACAATCATGGCCTAGCCCACCATTTCAAGCCCCAGCCTGATGGCTCACTGCCCCCAGCCTCCTCTCTTGATCCCCCCTCTGTGACACCTGACCTTCTCTCCCTTCAGCAGGAGCTAGAGAGGGACCCTGAGGCAAAAATGTTGGCTACATCCATCCAGGGCTGCATCTTCAGGCGGTGCCTCTTCCGCGAGGGGAAaggtggtgtgcatgtgtgtaattaTGGACAGGCTCGACTGGAGGGGAATGTGTTCCGTGGGCTGAATTATGCTGTTCGCTGTATCCAGAATGCCACA ATAGTGATGCTGCATAATGAGGTGAGTGAATGCCGTGCATCGGGTGTATTCCTTCGTCTCTCTGCTCAGGGGCTCATTGCGGAAAACAACATCCACTCCAATGGGGAAGCAGGGCTGGACATACGCAAAGGGGCCAACCCCATCATCCTG TGCAACAGAATACACAGTGGTTTGCGTTCAGGCGTTGTTGTCCTTGGCAATGGGAAGGGCTCCATCCGGAGCAACCAGATCTATAACAACAAGGAGGCGGGTGTCTACATTCTCTTCAGTGGAAATCCTGTGGTAAG TGGGAATCACATCTTCCGGGGCCAGGCGGCGGGGATTGCCGTAAATGAAAATGGCAGAGGGATGATAGTAG AGAATGTGATCCGAGAGAACCAGTGGGGAGGTACAGACATCCGTAGAGGAGGGGATCCTGTCCTGAGAAACAATTACATCTGCCACGGCTACTCAGACGGAGTGGTGGTGGGTGAGAGGGGCCGTGGACTTATCGAGGGAAACCACATCTACT GTAACAATGGCTGTGGCGTGTGGGTATTGTCCTCCAGCCTACCACAGCTACTGCATAACTACATCACTCACAACCGTATGTATGGGCTGGCCGTGTTCTGCCGGAAGGACCCTGAGAATAGAGAGGAGAATCAGGCTGGCCTGGGAGGGGGCGGtgcaggaggaggcggaggagaaaggagagagggacGAGGTCAGGAGAACTTGAATGAGGAAGGAGAGCTGTTTGCATGGGAGAGTGATCTGGACAGCGAGGACGAGAGATACACCGCCCGGCGGTCCATCAGTGTGGCCCTGGTGGAGAGCAACTGCATGAGCCACAATGGAG CAGTAGGTCTGTACGTCAAGAGCAGCGAGCCACTGAACGTCATCGCCAACCTTATAAACTGTAACCGTGGCACTGGTATCGCCGTGCTACAGAGCAGTCAGCTGACCCGGCTGGTTACAAACTGCATCCTCGATAATACTCGCGATGGTGTCACTGTGGACAAGGATTGCTGGGTGGAGATCCGTGGTAATGGCATCTACAAAAATGGAGGTCACGGTGTCTGTTTTAATGGGGATGGACAGATTGGGGAGAATGATGTGGTTGGTAACCGTGGATACGGGATTCAGGTCTCGGGCAGTGCAGATGTCAAG GTACTGTGGAACCGTGTCCAACCAGCACGAAGTTGTGGCGTTGCCATTCTAGGACAAGTAAAAGGAGCCATCCACGACAACATCCTTTTCCAAGGCCACCCTGGATACACAAAACCACTGCTACACATTGACCCTGGAAATGAGAACTGTTCGCTGCGGAATAACAGCATCCTCAGACACACTAACAG CTGTTCACCTGCCCTTCCGTGGGTTCTGGAAAACCCTCCGCCCCGCCCGCTTATTGAACCCCCTTTTGGCGCCTCCTCTTCTCAATACCCGTCCCGGCTCAACAACTCCATGACCAGCCGGATCAGCGCCGCTGTGGAGAGCGGATGCCACAGCAATGGCAGTATGTTCTGCTCCATCCTGTAA
- the polr1e gene encoding DNA-directed RNA polymerase I subunit RPA49, producing MAAACTLVCCKEESETDKAVVVQFSNGNLESPGQLDYTFYKNIDERNPRKKARRTLVAESERLSYAGHNFGTGSLKCNNLCKYYVGVLNKRTMQMELHSAQLFKLQPIIPGEKTETDTSQDVGQTYRQKVDSLIEAFGTVKQKRALSSRRLNQVGSDTLHHMVSKTANDMIDQKGLEVLQQEVAQTQSQDVAVYLPPCHPNAERPEDVYLFDDLLSPVEFEALGEGGSKMAALTPKELQKMRDDGGCLSVVKQVEILPSDDKAKEKTVRCAYYLYLLLKLVQERRISRKFFQKHGCPPVIQNKLMNTFTVDMFNDGKLLNIVSASMCAKVASHGLALLLHVGHMTADLTLLHRDLGITEPRMLEVAKAMGLTISKNSHRKANDAVLTDGHRRASLILPLVKYEQYMERKRLKKKMR from the exons ATGGCTGCTGCCTGCACGTTGGTGTGCTGTAAGGAGGAGAGCGAAACAGATAAAGCGGTTGTCG TTCAGTTTTCAAATGGCAACCTGGAAAGCCCAGGCCAGCTGGACTACACCTTCTACAAGAACATAGATGAGAGAAACCCCAGGAAAAAAGCCAGACGGACGTTG GTTGCAGAATCAGAGAGGCTATCATACGCTGGACATAATTTTGGAACTGGGTCCTTGAAATGCAACAATCTTTGCAA GTATTACGTGGGGGTGCTGAACAAACGGACCATGCAGATGGAGCTGCACAGTGCTCAGCTCTTCAAACTGCAACCTATTATACCAG GGGAgaaaacagagacagacacatcTCAGGATGTTGGTCAGACCTATAGACAAAAG gtCGACTCTCTGATAGAGGCTTTTGGCACCGTTAAGCAAAAAAGAGCGCTGAGTTCACGCAGACTGAATCAGGTGGGAAGTGATACCCTGCATCACATGGTCTCAAAGACGGCCAATGACATGATTGACCAAAAGGGCCTGGAAG TCTTGCAACAGGAGGTGGCTCAGACACAGTCTCAGGATGTGGCCGTCTACCTGCCTCCTTGCCATCCAAATGCAGAAAGACCTGAGGATGTGTACCTATTTGATGATC TCCTGTCTCCAGTGGAGTTTGAGGCTTTGGGGGAGGGTGGTTCCAAGATGGCTGCACTCACTCCCAAGGAGCTACAGAAGATGAGAGATGATGGAGG GTGTTTGAGTGTGGTGAAGCAGGTTGAAATACTTCCAAGTGACGATAAAGCCAAAGAGAAGACGGTACGCTGTGCCTATTACCTCTACCTGCTCCTCAAGCTGGTGCAAGAGAGACGCATCTCCCGTAAAT TTTTTCAGAAGCATGGTTGCCCTCCTGTTATCCAAAACAAACTGATGAATACATTCACAGTGGACATGTTCAACGATGGCAA ACTCCTGAATATTGTGTCAGCATCGATGTGTGCGAAGGTAGCATCACACGGCCTGGCCCTGCTGCTGCATGTGGGTCATATGACTGCTGACCTAACGTTGCTGCACCGGGACCTGGGAATTACAGAGCCCAG GATGCTTGAGGTCGCCAAGGCAATGGGGCTCACCATAAGCAAGAACAGCCACAGAAAAGCTAATGACGCCGTCCTGACAGACGGGCACAGGCGGGCCTCCCTCATTCTCCCGCTTGTCAAATACGAGCAGTACATGGAACGCAAGAGGCTGAAGAAGAAAATGCGTTAG